The following proteins are encoded in a genomic region of Neisseria perflava:
- the accD gene encoding acetyl-CoA carboxylase, carboxyltransferase subunit beta has protein sequence MSWLDKILPPKIKNRSSSSSVPEGLWHKCPSCSATVYSTELKQNSEVCPKCNHHNPLSARERLNLLLDEEGREEIAANIKPTDPLKFKDSKKYPDRLAAARKATGEDDALVVMKGTMNGLPVVVAAFEFRFIGGSMGSVVGERFVQGVRRAVADNCSFICVAASGGARMQEGINSLMQMTKTSAALHLLTEKRLPFISVLTDPTMGGVSASFAFLGDVVLAEPNALIGFAGPRVIEQTVRETLPEGFQRAEFLLEKGAIDQIVDRRSMKKRISDLITLLRHEGKVTAA, from the coding sequence ATGAGCTGGCTAGATAAAATTCTTCCTCCGAAAATTAAAAACCGAAGCAGTTCGTCCAGCGTCCCTGAAGGCCTGTGGCACAAATGTCCGTCTTGTTCGGCAACGGTTTATTCAACCGAGTTAAAGCAAAACAGCGAAGTCTGCCCGAAATGTAATCACCACAATCCGCTTTCTGCGCGCGAACGTTTGAATCTGCTTTTGGATGAAGAAGGCCGTGAAGAGATTGCAGCCAATATTAAACCGACCGACCCGCTGAAATTCAAAGACAGCAAAAAATATCCCGACCGCCTCGCGGCTGCGCGTAAAGCAACCGGCGAAGACGATGCATTGGTTGTTATGAAAGGCACCATGAACGGCCTGCCTGTCGTTGTGGCTGCGTTTGAATTCCGTTTTATCGGCGGCTCTATGGGTTCGGTCGTGGGTGAGCGTTTCGTTCAGGGTGTACGTCGTGCCGTTGCAGATAATTGTTCGTTTATTTGCGTGGCGGCTTCCGGTGGTGCGCGTATGCAGGAAGGGATTAACTCTTTGATGCAGATGACGAAGACCAGCGCGGCTTTGCATTTGCTGACTGAAAAACGTCTGCCGTTTATTTCCGTATTGACTGACCCGACCATGGGCGGCGTATCTGCCAGCTTTGCCTTCTTGGGTGATGTGGTTTTGGCAGAACCGAATGCGCTGATTGGTTTTGCCGGTCCGCGCGTTATTGAGCAGACTGTACGCGAAACCCTGCCAGAAGGTTTCCAACGTGCAGAATTCTTATTGGAGAAGGGCGCAATCGACCAAATCGTCGATCGCCGTTCCATGAAAAAACGTATCAGCGATTTGATTACTTTGTTGCGTCATGAAGGTAAAGTAACTGCTGCTTGA
- the pheT gene encoding phenylalanine--tRNA ligase subunit beta, with protein MQFPYSWLRTQANPDLSADKLEHLLTMAGLEVEEIDTAAPAFSGVVVAEVKSVEKHPDADRLNVTQVDAGTGELVQIVCGALNVKPGIKVPCSLPGAVLPGNFKIKPTKMRGVPSNGMLCSTNELGLPDDGVDGLHILPEDAPVGTNIREYLDLDDTLFTLKITPNRADCLSVKGIAREVSALTQCAFTPVEIQTASIGSEKKQAVRIDAPADCGRFISRVIENVNAKAATPDWMKQRLERSGIRSISALVDIGNYVMLEIGQPMHVFDADKLSGSLIVRRAQNGETLACLNEKTVTLADNTLVVADEKGALSLAGLMGGEASAVSDETQNIVLEAAWFAPEIIAGKSRQYGFGSDSSFRFERGVDYRLQADAIERATELVLQICGGAAGEMVEAQGKLPEAKQVELRLGRLKTVLGVEVPADQVEIILQHLGLKPEKTAEGFRVTSPSFRFDIEIEADLIEEIGRVYGYENIPDDYTSGRLKMLALPETKRPRFAVYNEMAARGYREVVSYAFVDEQWEQDFAANTNPIRLQNPLAAQYAVMRSTLIGGLVEVLQNNLNRKQNRVRVFEIARVFSKDSADQFVQNERIGGLWYGSVLPEQWGEKTRNVDFYDMKADVESLLKSKEVSFVKTEHPALHPGRAANIVSDGRVVGFVGELHPKWLQKYDLPQAPLVFEIDMDAVLGREKTRYQSVSKFQPARRDLAFVMPEAVTHDDLLNVLKAAANKLVQEISVFDVYRGTGVPEGMKSVAVKIILQDMENTLTDEVIEPLVAKMIKAAAEKDAQLRA; from the coding sequence ATGCAATTTCCTTATTCATGGCTGAGAACCCAAGCCAATCCTGATCTTTCTGCCGATAAACTGGAACATCTTTTGACCATGGCCGGTTTGGAAGTGGAAGAAATCGATACTGCCGCCCCTGCTTTCAGTGGCGTGGTTGTTGCCGAAGTAAAATCCGTTGAGAAACATCCTGATGCAGACCGTTTGAACGTTACCCAAGTTGATGCCGGTACGGGCGAGTTGGTTCAGATTGTTTGTGGTGCGCTGAATGTCAAGCCTGGCATTAAAGTGCCGTGTTCTTTGCCGGGTGCAGTCTTGCCGGGTAATTTCAAAATTAAGCCGACTAAAATGCGCGGCGTACCATCAAACGGTATGCTGTGTTCGACCAATGAACTGGGTTTGCCAGATGATGGTGTAGACGGTCTGCACATTCTGCCTGAAGATGCGCCTGTCGGTACCAATATCCGTGAATACTTGGATTTGGACGATACGCTGTTTACGTTGAAAATTACGCCTAACCGCGCTGATTGCTTGAGTGTTAAAGGCATTGCGCGTGAGGTTTCTGCGTTGACTCAATGTGCGTTTACGCCTGTTGAAATTCAGACAGCCTCTATCGGCAGTGAGAAAAAACAGGCTGTCCGTATTGATGCACCGGCCGACTGTGGCCGTTTTATCAGTCGCGTTATTGAAAATGTCAATGCGAAAGCGGCTACTCCCGATTGGATGAAACAACGGTTGGAACGCAGCGGTATCCGCAGCATTTCCGCATTGGTGGACATTGGTAACTATGTGATGCTGGAAATCGGTCAGCCTATGCATGTTTTCGATGCTGACAAGCTGTCAGGCAGTTTGATTGTCCGCCGTGCTCAAAATGGCGAGACTTTGGCGTGTCTGAACGAGAAGACGGTTACTTTGGCTGACAATACACTGGTGGTCGCTGATGAAAAAGGTGCGTTGAGCTTGGCCGGTTTGATGGGTGGCGAGGCAAGCGCGGTTTCTGATGAGACACAAAATATTGTGTTGGAAGCTGCTTGGTTTGCACCGGAGATTATTGCTGGTAAATCCCGTCAATACGGTTTCGGTTCGGATTCTTCTTTCCGTTTTGAGCGTGGTGTGGATTACCGCTTGCAAGCTGATGCCATTGAGCGTGCTACCGAATTGGTATTGCAGATTTGTGGTGGAGCAGCCGGTGAAATGGTTGAAGCACAAGGCAAATTGCCCGAGGCAAAACAGGTCGAATTGCGTTTAGGCCGTCTGAAAACGGTATTGGGCGTTGAAGTCCCTGCCGATCAAGTCGAAATTATCTTGCAACACTTGGGTTTGAAGCCTGAGAAAACTGCAGAAGGCTTTCGTGTCACTTCTCCTAGCTTCCGTTTCGACATCGAAATCGAAGCCGATTTGATTGAAGAAATCGGCCGCGTTTACGGTTATGAAAATATTCCCGACGACTATACTTCAGGCCGTCTGAAAATGTTGGCTTTGCCTGAAACCAAACGTCCGCGTTTTGCGGTTTATAATGAAATGGCGGCTCGCGGTTACCGCGAAGTGGTCAGCTATGCGTTTGTGGATGAGCAATGGGAGCAAGACTTTGCTGCCAATACCAATCCTATCCGCCTGCAAAATCCGTTGGCGGCGCAGTATGCCGTCATGCGTTCTACGCTTATCGGCGGTTTGGTGGAAGTTTTGCAAAACAATTTGAACCGCAAGCAAAACCGAGTACGCGTGTTTGAGATTGCCCGCGTGTTCAGCAAAGATTCGGCTGATCAATTTGTTCAAAACGAACGTATCGGCGGTTTGTGGTATGGCTCCGTGCTGCCTGAGCAATGGGGCGAGAAAACACGCAACGTGGATTTCTACGATATGAAAGCTGATGTTGAGAGCCTTTTGAAAAGCAAGGAAGTATCCTTTGTTAAGACCGAACATCCGGCATTGCATCCTGGACGTGCTGCTAATATTGTTTCAGACGGCCGAGTAGTTGGTTTTGTTGGCGAGTTGCATCCGAAATGGCTGCAAAAATATGATTTGCCACAAGCGCCGCTGGTATTTGAAATCGATATGGATGCGGTATTGGGTCGTGAGAAAACCCGTTATCAATCCGTATCCAAATTCCAACCTGCACGCCGAGATTTGGCATTTGTAATGCCTGAAGCTGTGACGCATGATGATTTGTTAAATGTCCTGAAAGCGGCGGCGAACAAGCTGGTTCAAGAAATCAGTGTGTTTGACGTTTACCGCGGTACGGGCGTGCCTGAAGGCATGAAGAGCGTTGCCGTCAAAATCATTTTGCAAGATATGGAAAACACGCTGACAGATGAAGTCATCGAGCCTTTGGTTGCGAAAATGATTAAAGCCGCAGCCGAAAAAGACGCGCAACTTCGTGCTTAA
- a CDS encoding integration host factor subunit alpha — protein MTLTKAELADILVDKVSNVTKNDAKEIVELFFEEIRSTLARGEEIKISGFGNFQLRDKPQRPGRNPKTGEEVPITARRVVTFHASQKLKGMVEHYYDKQQ, from the coding sequence ATGACACTAACTAAAGCAGAATTGGCCGATATTTTGGTTGACAAAGTCAGCAACGTCACCAAGAATGATGCCAAAGAAATCGTCGAGCTCTTTTTTGAAGAAATCCGCAGCACTTTGGCGCGTGGTGAGGAAATTAAAATTTCCGGTTTCGGTAATTTCCAATTACGCGACAAACCTCAACGCCCTGGCCGTAACCCTAAAACAGGCGAAGAAGTGCCGATTACCGCACGCCGTGTGGTAACTTTCCATGCCAGTCAAAAACTCAAAGGCATGGTGGAGCATTACTATGACAAACAACAATAA
- the trpA gene encoding tryptophan synthase subunit alpha: MSKIQQTFSALNGAKALIPYITVGDPSLETTLALMHSLVANGADILELGVPFSDPMADGPTIQRAAERALANHVSLHDVLETVRLFRQTNDKTPVVLMGYLNPVHKMGYQAFAQAAAEAGVDGVLTVDSPVETITPLHDSLKAQGIDCIFLIAPTTTEERIQTIAKVAGGFVYYVSLKGVTGAASLDTEEVSRKIELLRKYIDIPIGVGFGINNAESARKIGAVADAVIVGSRIVKEIESHAGSEAEAVGVLVKELKDAIR, encoded by the coding sequence ATGAGCAAAATCCAACAAACTTTTTCAGCGCTCAATGGCGCAAAAGCACTGATTCCTTATATTACGGTGGGTGATCCCAGCCTTGAGACAACCTTGGCATTGATGCATAGCCTGGTGGCTAATGGTGCTGATATTTTGGAACTGGGTGTGCCGTTTTCTGACCCGATGGCGGATGGCCCGACTATTCAACGTGCGGCTGAAAGGGCGTTGGCAAATCATGTTTCCTTGCACGACGTATTGGAAACAGTACGCTTGTTCCGCCAAACCAATGATAAAACGCCGGTTGTCTTGATGGGCTATTTGAACCCTGTACATAAAATGGGCTATCAGGCGTTTGCGCAAGCGGCTGCCGAAGCAGGCGTAGATGGCGTATTGACCGTGGATTCCCCGGTAGAAACCATCACCCCGCTGCATGACTCTTTGAAAGCGCAAGGTATTGATTGTATTTTCCTTATTGCGCCGACAACAACTGAAGAGCGTATTCAAACGATTGCCAAAGTAGCCGGTGGTTTTGTGTATTATGTATCGCTCAAAGGTGTAACCGGTGCGGCAAGTTTGGATACTGAAGAAGTTTCGCGTAAAATAGAGCTTTTGCGCAAATATATTGATATTCCGATCGGTGTCGGCTTCGGCATTAATAATGCGGAGAGTGCGCGTAAGATTGGCGCGGTAGCGGATGCCGTTATTGTCGGCAGCCGTATCGTCAAAGAGATTGAAAGCCACGCAGGTAGCGAGGCCGAAGCGGTAGGCGTGTTGGTTAAAGAGTTGAAAGACGCGATTCGCTAA